Proteins encoded within one genomic window of Pseudalkalibacillus sp. SCS-8:
- a CDS encoding response regulator transcription factor: MDKEQRVLVVDDEERIRKLLRMYLEREDFEVVEAEDGETALSTALETEFDIILLDLMLPEMDGIEVCEKLRREKATPIIMLTAKGEESNRVQGFEAGADDYVVKPFSPREVVLRVKALLRRSTSTKYLHTETVSKDVLVFPHMTIDNDAHRVTADGKEINLTPKEYELLLYLAKTPDKVYSREQLLKDVWNYEFFGDLRTVDTHVKRLREKLNRVSSDAASMISTVWGVGYKFEVEERS, encoded by the coding sequence ATGGATAAAGAACAAAGAGTACTAGTTGTCGATGACGAGGAAAGAATCCGGAAATTGCTTCGCATGTACCTTGAAAGGGAAGATTTTGAAGTCGTCGAGGCAGAAGATGGAGAAACCGCATTAAGCACTGCCTTGGAAACGGAGTTTGACATCATCCTTCTGGACTTGATGTTACCTGAAATGGATGGGATTGAAGTATGTGAAAAGTTGAGAAGGGAAAAAGCGACGCCCATCATCATGTTGACAGCTAAAGGCGAGGAGTCCAATCGTGTCCAAGGATTTGAGGCAGGAGCGGATGATTATGTTGTAAAGCCGTTCAGTCCTAGGGAAGTCGTTCTTCGTGTAAAGGCATTATTACGACGTTCAACGTCCACTAAATATTTACATACAGAGACAGTCAGCAAAGATGTCCTTGTCTTTCCCCACATGACGATTGATAATGATGCCCACCGGGTGACGGCAGATGGGAAGGAAATCAATTTGACACCGAAAGAGTACGAGCTCTTGCTTTATCTCGCTAAGACACCTGACAAAGTATACTCACGTGAGCAGCTCTTAAAGGATGTTTGGAATTATGAGTTCTTCGGAGATCTTCGAACGGTCGATACGCATGTAAAGCGTTTACGCGAAAAACTTAACCGTGTATCGAGTGATGCCGCTTCAATGATTTCAACGGTTTGGGGGGTAGGCTATAAGTTCGAGGTGGAAGAACGCTCATGA
- the ccsB gene encoding c-type cytochrome biogenesis protein CcsB — protein MAEISSSLLYAAFIIYFIATAVFAVALTDKKADKGESMSKWGRWGYILSIVGFLSQLGYFITRWIASGHAPVSNLFEFTTFFGMMMVLGFIVIYAIYRLNVLGVFAMPIALLIIAYASMFPREIEPLIPALQSNWLKIHVTTAALGEGILAISFVAGLIYLIATIDQSKGSKKTGWLEFVLYTLLSTLGFILVSISFGLMDYQTTFEWVNENDTKAELVYEMPAIAGPHEGKMLTEGNFGPIFEAPAWMEGVDAPKKLNTFIWSLLSGLILYGLLRLFLRQRLGASLKPMLKNINTELVDEISYRAVAIGFPVFTLGALVFAMIWAQEAWTRFWGWDPKEVWALITFLFYAAYLHLRLTRDWHGERSAWLCVLGFVIIMFNLIAVNLVIAGLHSYA, from the coding sequence TTGGCTGAAATAAGTAGCAGCCTCTTATATGCTGCATTCATCATTTATTTTATCGCTACTGCTGTCTTTGCTGTGGCGTTGACGGATAAGAAAGCTGATAAAGGAGAATCCATGAGCAAGTGGGGGCGCTGGGGATATATCCTATCGATTGTCGGCTTCCTATCCCAGCTCGGTTATTTCATTACGCGCTGGATTGCTTCCGGGCATGCTCCTGTCAGTAACTTATTCGAATTTACGACGTTTTTCGGGATGATGATGGTACTCGGATTCATTGTCATCTATGCAATTTATCGATTGAACGTACTAGGTGTTTTTGCGATGCCGATTGCATTGCTCATCATTGCATATGCGAGCATGTTTCCTCGTGAAATCGAGCCATTGATTCCTGCTCTTCAAAGTAACTGGCTGAAGATCCACGTTACGACAGCTGCTTTAGGGGAAGGAATACTTGCGATTTCTTTCGTTGCCGGACTCATTTATTTGATTGCAACGATTGATCAATCGAAAGGTTCGAAGAAGACAGGTTGGTTGGAATTCGTCCTTTATACGTTATTGAGTACACTCGGATTCATTCTTGTTTCCATATCCTTTGGTTTGATGGATTACCAAACAACTTTCGAATGGGTCAATGAAAATGATACGAAAGCTGAACTCGTATATGAAATGCCAGCAATCGCAGGACCCCATGAAGGCAAGATGCTGACGGAAGGCAATTTCGGTCCGATCTTTGAAGCCCCAGCATGGATGGAAGGTGTGGACGCTCCTAAAAAGCTGAACACGTTCATCTGGTCCTTATTATCCGGTCTCATCCTTTACGGACTTTTGAGGCTGTTTCTACGCCAGCGGTTAGGGGCCTCCCTGAAACCAATGCTGAAAAATATCAATACGGAATTAGTAGATGAAATCAGCTATCGGGCTGTGGCAATCGGATTCCCGGTATTCACTTTAGGTGCACTTGTGTTTGCGATGATTTGGGCACAGGAAGCCTGGACAAGATTCTGGGGATGGGATCCAAAAGAAGTGTGGGCGTTGATTACATTCTTGTTCTACGCCGCTTATCTTCATTTACGACTTACAAGGGACTGGCATGGTGAACGGTCAGCATGGCTTTGTGTGCTAGGATTTGTTATCATCATGTTTAACTTGATTGCAGTGAACCTTGTGATTGCCGGCCTACATTCGTATGCCTAG
- a CDS encoding cytochrome c biogenesis protein ResB, whose amino-acid sequence MEKIKCECGHLNPYGTILCESCGKPIQDETNDEKLLNMRYEGTARRSQTYNTNFIDKTWNFFSSVKVGVWLIVITLIASAIGTIFPQKMYIPKTVTNVAAYYEDEYGVLGEIYYLLGFHELYSSWWFVLLLGLIGVSITVASIDRGIPLYRSLKNQRVSKHDNFLKRQRMFGTSKRPEDEEQFMDEVVFRLKEKRYHVRRENGNILAEKGRFSRWGPYVNHVGLIIFLLGTMLRIVPGMYIDEDIWVREGETVAIKGTDHQYYLKHEKFVVETYDPEEERYAEAIKRVGGSVIKNYQSDVTLYKAGEKLPGAKPDLTKVKEYPIQVNRPLQFDGFSVYQVDYRQEMSEMSFQLQNKETEKPVGEFTVDLQNPKDKYDLGNGNKVILKDYYPDFYFNKEQGEPATKTPNPNNPAFIFNMITPETPEGEIAFIGIRQNLEASGDNQYKIAFNGVETDFITGLTVNRDYTLPIIFIGGIIFMIGVVQGLYWNHRRIWLKLKDDEVWVAAHTNKNWHGIKRELSDVTSKLQLNQIIDQHDQERKR is encoded by the coding sequence ATGGAGAAGATTAAGTGCGAATGTGGCCATCTGAATCCCTACGGAACGATCCTCTGCGAGTCCTGCGGAAAACCAATCCAAGATGAGACGAATGATGAAAAATTATTGAACATGAGGTATGAAGGGACGGCAAGACGTTCCCAAACCTATAACACGAATTTTATCGATAAAACATGGAATTTCTTCTCAAGCGTCAAAGTAGGAGTATGGTTGATCGTCATCACGTTGATTGCGTCTGCAATCGGGACGATCTTTCCGCAAAAAATGTACATCCCCAAGACGGTGACGAATGTCGCTGCTTATTATGAAGATGAGTATGGTGTTCTAGGCGAAATCTATTATCTGTTAGGTTTCCATGAACTCTATAGTTCTTGGTGGTTCGTACTTCTTCTTGGTTTGATCGGGGTATCAATAACTGTCGCAAGTATCGATCGAGGTATTCCACTTTATCGCTCATTGAAGAATCAACGAGTTTCAAAGCATGATAACTTCCTGAAAAGACAGCGAATGTTTGGGACGTCGAAGCGACCTGAAGATGAGGAACAATTCATGGATGAGGTCGTTTTTCGATTGAAAGAAAAGCGTTATCATGTTCGTCGTGAGAATGGTAATATCCTCGCTGAAAAAGGACGTTTTTCAAGATGGGGGCCTTATGTGAACCATGTCGGTCTCATCATTTTCCTTCTTGGAACGATGCTGCGGATTGTCCCTGGGATGTATATCGACGAGGATATTTGGGTCCGAGAAGGCGAAACGGTCGCAATTAAAGGGACCGACCACCAATATTATCTAAAGCATGAAAAATTCGTGGTTGAAACCTATGACCCTGAAGAGGAACGCTATGCAGAGGCGATCAAAAGAGTAGGCGGATCGGTCATTAAAAATTACCAGAGTGATGTGACCCTCTATAAAGCAGGGGAAAAGCTGCCTGGGGCTAAACCGGACCTTACGAAAGTAAAGGAATACCCGATCCAGGTGAACCGTCCATTGCAATTTGATGGTTTTTCCGTCTACCAGGTGGACTACAGACAAGAAATGAGTGAAATGAGTTTCCAGCTTCAGAACAAGGAAACGGAAAAGCCGGTCGGTGAATTTACAGTCGATCTGCAGAATCCTAAAGACAAATATGACTTAGGAAACGGGAACAAGGTCATCCTTAAAGACTATTATCCGGATTTCTACTTCAACAAGGAACAGGGTGAACCAGCTACTAAGACTCCAAATCCAAATAACCCTGCTTTCATTTTTAATATGATTACCCCAGAAACACCTGAGGGTGAAATTGCTTTTATCGGGATTCGGCAAAATCTTGAAGCATCAGGGGACAATCAATACAAGATCGCTTTTAATGGTGTCGAAACAGATTTCATCACCGGTCTTACGGTCAATCGTGATTATACACTTCCGATTATTTTCATCGGTGGGATCATCTTCATGATTGGTGTTGTACAAGGCTTATATTGGAATCATAGACGGATTTGGTTGAAGCTGAAGGATGACGAAGTGTGGGTAGCTGCTCATACGAACAAGAATTGGCATGGCATTAAACGTGAATTGTCTGACGTCACGTCTAAACTTCAATTGAATCAAATCATCGATCAGCATGATCAAGAGAGAAAAAGATAG
- the resA gene encoding thiol-disulfide oxidoreductase ResA, with protein MKKRQRLVMRSVILVVIALALGYTLYQTVFSDKKEPVTVGDQAPNFVLKDLSGNEVELEDFKGKGVFLNFWGTYCPPCEKEMPAIQRQYEKYKDQGVVVLAVDIAEPELTVKKFAEKKNLTFPIVLDKQREVVDVYGVGNLPATYLINPEGKVIDKITGELNDTLVRNYMEKIKP; from the coding sequence ATGAAAAAACGACAGCGATTAGTGATGCGGTCAGTCATATTGGTTGTAATTGCCCTTGCCCTTGGTTATACACTTTATCAAACCGTTTTCAGTGATAAGAAGGAGCCTGTGACAGTAGGTGATCAAGCTCCAAACTTCGTTCTTAAAGACCTTAGTGGAAATGAAGTAGAACTGGAAGACTTCAAAGGGAAAGGCGTTTTCTTGAACTTCTGGGGTACATATTGCCCGCCTTGTGAGAAAGAAATGCCGGCAATTCAACGCCAATACGAAAAATACAAAGATCAAGGCGTCGTCGTTCTAGCTGTGGACATTGCAGAGCCGGAATTGACTGTTAAAAAATTCGCCGAGAAAAAGAATCTAACGTTCCCAATTGTTTTGGACAAGCAGCGGGAAGTCGTGGATGTATACGGTGTCGGTAATTTGCCTGCGACTTATCTCATCAATCCTGAAGGTAAAGTGATTGATAAGATTACAGGCGAATTGAATGACACACTCGTCCGCAATTATATGGAAAAAATCAAACCTTAA
- a CDS encoding pseudouridine synthase — protein MERLQKVIAQAGVTSRRKAEKLIQDGQVKVNGETITELGTKVSPSDEIEVNGVPIDKEEPVYFLFYKPTGVISSVNDEKGRKVVTDFFPEIEQRLFPVGRLDYDTSGLIIMTNDGDFANVLMHPKFEIDKRYIAKVKGIPSKRELRNLAHGIELDDGKTAPAKVKLKSLDKKKQTAIIELTIHEGRNRQVRRMFEALGYPVEKLKREGYGYLDLKGLNAGEHRPLTPHEVKQLRNLAVT, from the coding sequence ATGGAACGATTACAAAAGGTTATCGCACAAGCTGGCGTCACTTCTCGTCGTAAGGCAGAGAAGCTGATCCAGGATGGACAAGTGAAAGTGAATGGAGAAACAATAACGGAACTGGGGACAAAAGTATCTCCGTCCGATGAAATTGAAGTGAATGGTGTTCCGATTGATAAGGAAGAACCGGTTTATTTTCTTTTCTATAAACCGACCGGTGTCATTTCAAGTGTTAATGATGAAAAAGGCAGGAAGGTGGTCACCGATTTCTTCCCGGAAATCGAGCAAAGACTCTTCCCGGTTGGACGACTGGACTATGATACCTCCGGCTTGATCATCATGACGAATGATGGTGATTTCGCCAATGTATTGATGCATCCGAAATTTGAGATCGATAAGCGTTATATCGCAAAGGTGAAAGGGATTCCGTCTAAACGAGAGCTGAGAAACCTTGCGCATGGCATTGAGCTTGACGATGGTAAGACAGCACCAGCTAAAGTGAAATTGAAAAGCTTGGATAAGAAAAAGCAGACAGCCATCATCGAGCTGACCATCCATGAAGGACGGAACCGTCAAGTGAGAAGGATGTTCGAGGCATTAGGATATCCAGTCGAGAAGCTGAAACGGGAAGGGTATGGCTATTTGGATTTGAAAGGTCTGAATGCAGGGGAGCATCGCCCGTTGACCCCTCATGAAGTGAAGCAGCTCAGGAACCTTGCTGTCACATAA
- a CDS encoding spore maturation protein — protein MEVVSTVSIWIMPCLIGFVLVYGTIKRVSTYEEFVEGGKEGFSIAVSIIPYLVGMLVAITVFRASGAMAFMISLIQPFLSSVGIPSDIVPLALIRPISGTGALAMTSDLIATHGPDSFIGRLASTMQGSTDTTLYILTVYFGAVGIKKMGDALKVGLLADLVGIISAIIVVTLVFGS, from the coding sequence ATGGAAGTGGTCTCAACTGTATCCATTTGGATCATGCCTTGTTTGATCGGGTTCGTTCTCGTTTATGGAACGATCAAGCGTGTATCGACTTATGAAGAATTTGTAGAAGGCGGGAAAGAGGGTTTTTCCATCGCGGTCTCTATCATTCCATATCTCGTAGGTATGCTTGTTGCGATAACGGTTTTCAGAGCATCTGGGGCTATGGCCTTCATGATTTCACTGATCCAGCCGTTCTTATCTTCTGTGGGGATACCCTCTGATATTGTACCTCTTGCTTTGATTCGTCCGATTTCTGGTACAGGTGCATTGGCGATGACGTCCGATCTTATTGCCACCCACGGTCCTGATTCCTTCATTGGCCGGCTTGCCTCAACCATGCAGGGGAGTACAGACACGACCCTTTACATTCTGACGGTTTACTTTGGGGCAGTAGGTATCAAAAAAATGGGTGATGCTCTGAAGGTCGGTCTTCTTGCAGATTTAGTCGGTATCATCAGTGCGATCATCGTCGTCACCCTCGTATTTGGAAGCTAG
- a CDS encoding nucleoside recognition domain-containing protein encodes MVNLIWAFMFVFGIVYAAINGTMEEVNKVLFKSAQEAVTISLGLISILVFWLGLMNIAKKAGLLNRLTGLFRPLVRRLFPDIPPDHPAMGYILSNMVANLFGLGNAATPMGIKAMEQMKKLNQDRDEVSRSMITFLAINTSSLTIIPTTVIAIRMNYDSVSPTDIVGTTLIATACSTIAAILIDRYFYRRRIRKRRL; translated from the coding sequence ATGGTTAATCTGATCTGGGCCTTCATGTTCGTATTTGGCATCGTCTATGCAGCGATCAATGGGACGATGGAAGAAGTGAACAAGGTGTTGTTTAAAAGTGCCCAGGAAGCGGTCACAATCAGCTTAGGCTTGATCAGTATCCTCGTCTTTTGGCTCGGTCTCATGAATATCGCCAAAAAAGCAGGGCTTCTGAATCGATTGACAGGCTTGTTCCGTCCGCTTGTCCGGAGGCTGTTTCCTGACATACCGCCAGATCACCCAGCAATGGGCTATATCCTTTCCAATATGGTCGCGAATCTGTTTGGTCTTGGGAACGCCGCTACACCAATGGGGATAAAGGCGATGGAACAAATGAAAAAATTGAATCAGGATCGTGACGAAGTGAGTCGTTCGATGATCACATTTTTGGCGATCAATACGTCCAGCCTTACAATCATTCCGACGACGGTCATAGCAATCCGGATGAATTACGATTCTGTGTCACCAACGGATATTGTCGGTACGACACTAATTGCCACTGCTTGTTCAACAATTGCTGCGATCCTAATTGACCGCTACTTTTATCGTAGGCGAATCCGGAAAAGGAGGCTGTAG
- a CDS encoding D-alanyl-D-alanine carboxypeptidase family protein — MIAATINKGLRIGLAFLLLSLIFPPINKAHGAGPGVHAQGAILMEQESGRVLYGKREHETMRIASITKIMTAILAIESKKMDEKAKVSERATRAEGSSIYLKRGEKILLEDLVYGLMLRSGNDAAVAIAEHVGGSLEGFVYLMNEKAQQLGMDNTYFSNPHGLDDSEKHYSTAYDMALLTRYAMKNKEYRKIAGTDTHRAPQEGEKWDRIWKNKNKLLRMYKYTTGGKTGYTKRAKRTLVSTASKGDMELIAVTLNDGDDWNDHMNLYNWAFNEYDLLSIVQKGTIDGLTHEAYKGKVEAARSFLYPLTEEERDLVKNEIHLKRPPSKGKWKNPPTPVGQVKIFLDEQEIGSMPLYMKGTYRELEEETFWDTVKGVMTKFFMITVPYG, encoded by the coding sequence ATGATTGCAGCCACCATAAATAAAGGACTCCGGATAGGATTAGCCTTTCTTTTATTATCATTGATTTTTCCTCCAATCAATAAGGCCCATGGGGCAGGTCCTGGTGTCCATGCACAAGGTGCCATTTTGATGGAACAAGAATCGGGTCGCGTTTTATATGGAAAACGGGAACACGAAACGATGCGAATCGCAAGCATTACGAAAATCATGACGGCGATCCTTGCCATCGAGTCAAAGAAAATGGATGAAAAGGCCAAAGTGAGTGAACGTGCAACGAGAGCTGAGGGGTCGTCCATTTATTTGAAAAGAGGAGAGAAAATCCTTCTTGAAGATCTTGTATATGGTTTGATGCTTCGTTCAGGCAACGATGCAGCGGTAGCGATCGCAGAACATGTGGGAGGGAGCTTAGAAGGCTTCGTTTACTTAATGAATGAAAAGGCGCAGCAACTAGGGATGGACAATACATACTTTTCCAACCCGCACGGTCTTGATGACAGTGAGAAGCATTACTCCACTGCATATGATATGGCCCTGTTAACACGATACGCCATGAAGAATAAGGAATACCGGAAGATCGCCGGGACGGATACCCATCGAGCCCCGCAAGAAGGAGAGAAATGGGACCGGATCTGGAAGAACAAGAACAAGCTCCTTCGTATGTACAAGTATACGACGGGTGGAAAAACCGGTTATACGAAACGCGCGAAAAGAACACTCGTTTCAACCGCTTCAAAAGGGGACATGGAATTGATCGCGGTAACCCTGAACGATGGAGATGATTGGAACGACCATATGAACCTTTATAACTGGGCCTTCAATGAATACGATCTTCTTTCCATCGTACAAAAAGGGACGATTGATGGCCTTACACATGAAGCTTACAAAGGTAAAGTTGAAGCTGCAAGAAGTTTTCTTTATCCATTGACAGAAGAAGAGCGTGATCTCGTCAAGAATGAAATTCACTTGAAAAGACCGCCTTCAAAGGGGAAATGGAAAAATCCACCCACTCCAGTCGGTCAGGTGAAAATCTTTTTAGATGAGCAAGAGATCGGATCCATGCCTTTATATATGAAAGGGACCTACCGGGAGCTGGAAGAAGAGACGTTTTGGGATACCGTCAAAGGTGTCATGACGAAATTCTTCATGATTACGGTGCCTTATGGTTAA
- a CDS encoding isoprenylcysteine carboxyl methyltransferase family protein: protein MIFFYLFIFLVAQRIVELFIARRNERIMKAKGAMEFAPGHYKYIVILHTAFLISFAVEAYLNGFVPSPAFPYFLILFIVLQALRIWTIKSLGPFWNTKIIILPGSEVVKKGPFRYMRHPNYVIVALELFLIPLMFHAFITSILFTFLNALLIRFVRIPAEEAALSQQSDYSATFKETPRFFPSTDPNQS from the coding sequence ATGATTTTCTTTTATCTGTTTATTTTTTTAGTTGCACAACGTATCGTAGAATTGTTCATTGCAAGAAGAAATGAAAGGATCATGAAAGCGAAAGGAGCCATGGAATTCGCCCCTGGTCATTACAAATACATCGTTATCCTGCATACTGCCTTTTTGATCTCTTTTGCTGTTGAGGCATATTTGAACGGATTTGTCCCTTCGCCTGCATTTCCATACTTCCTTATTCTTTTCATCGTGCTTCAAGCTTTAAGAATTTGGACCATCAAGTCTCTCGGCCCATTTTGGAATACGAAAATCATCATCCTCCCAGGTTCTGAAGTCGTCAAAAAAGGTCCTTTCCGTTATATGCGCCATCCCAATTATGTCATCGTTGCTCTGGAGTTGTTCCTCATCCCCTTAATGTTTCATGCTTTCATCACATCGATCCTCTTTACATTCCTGAATGCACTTCTTATTCGTTTCGTCCGTATCCCTGCAGAAGAAGCGGCACTATCCCAGCAATCCGACTACAGTGCTACCTTTAAAGAAACACCCCGCTTTTTCCCGTCTACCGATCCAAATCAATCCTGA
- a CDS encoding type III polyketide synthase, translated as MPYILSVGTCDASYRVEQDKTVEFAKEMFSGHFQNINRLLKAFENGQIQSRHFVKDVNWYKQPHSLQEKNDLYIGKSIEYSVKAIERCLSGGPYSEHPLPYHEIDAIFFVSSTGFSTPSIEARLMNALPFSKNTKRIPIWGLGCAGGASGVSRAHDYCIAYPDAKVLLVCVELCSLTFQNDDFSKSNLIGTSLFADGVAAALIVGEEVKTNEVGEMGIPYPKTIASQSNLMPDSEDVMGWEVKDNGLNVVFSKDIPTIVDRWMYPTIHQFLVDQELEIDAIKHFVAHPGGIKVLNAYKTALGIPDSYFEDAFEVLKHYGNMSSVTVLYVLNRFMEKRIRSGEKGILMALGPGFSSEIVLLEWDE; from the coding sequence ATGCCATACATACTTTCAGTGGGCACGTGTGATGCATCCTATCGAGTAGAACAAGATAAGACCGTCGAGTTTGCAAAAGAGATGTTCAGTGGTCATTTCCAAAATATCAATCGTCTCTTAAAAGCATTTGAAAATGGACAGATTCAATCACGCCATTTCGTGAAGGACGTTAACTGGTACAAACAACCTCATTCTTTACAGGAGAAGAATGATCTTTATATTGGAAAGTCCATCGAATACAGTGTAAAGGCAATTGAACGATGCCTTTCAGGAGGGCCTTATTCAGAACATCCGCTTCCTTATCATGAAATTGATGCCATCTTTTTCGTTTCCTCTACGGGATTTTCTACGCCAAGTATTGAAGCAAGGTTGATGAATGCTCTGCCATTCTCTAAAAATACGAAACGCATCCCTATTTGGGGGCTGGGATGTGCAGGCGGTGCTTCAGGGGTCTCCAGAGCCCATGATTATTGTATCGCTTATCCAGATGCAAAAGTATTGCTTGTTTGTGTTGAGCTTTGCAGTCTTACTTTCCAGAATGACGACTTTTCGAAAAGCAATCTGATTGGAACGTCATTGTTTGCAGATGGTGTAGCGGCAGCTTTAATTGTAGGTGAAGAGGTGAAGACGAATGAAGTAGGGGAGATGGGGATCCCTTATCCGAAAACGATTGCCTCTCAATCGAATTTGATGCCTGACTCTGAAGACGTGATGGGCTGGGAAGTAAAGGACAATGGATTGAATGTCGTGTTCTCCAAGGATATACCGACGATTGTTGACCGTTGGATGTATCCGACCATCCACCAGTTTTTAGTGGATCAGGAGTTGGAGATCGACGCCATCAAGCATTTTGTCGCACACCCTGGTGGAATAAAAGTGTTGAACGCTTATAAGACGGCTCTCGGCATTCCAGATTCATATTTTGAGGATGCGTTCGAAGTATTAAAGCATTACGGGAACATGTCTTCGGTGACTGTCCTCTATGTGCTAAATCGATTTATGGAAAAAAGGATCCGTTCTGGAGAGAAAGGAATCCTGATGGCACTTGGACCTGGATTCAGTTCGGAGATCGTCTTATTGGAATGGGATGAATAA
- a CDS encoding YjcZ family sporulation protein, with product MSDGISSGFILVVVLFVLLVIIGVAVVSGFKG from the coding sequence ATGTCAGATGGTATTTCCAGCGGTTTCATACTTGTCGTTGTATTGTTCGTCCTATTAGTTATCATCGGGGTAGCTGTGGTTTCAGGCTTCAAGGGATAA
- the scpB gene encoding SMC-Scp complex subunit ScpB produces the protein MTTKIEQKAVIEGLLFVVGDESLESRQVADVLGIEIEAADSLIQEMMTDYQSDDRGIEIVEIAGGYQFTTKAKHVAYYEKFVESPTTSSLSQAALETLAIIAYKQPITRAEIEDIRGVKTEKPIQTLASKHLIKEVGRAEGTGRAILYGTTKEFLEYFGLKSIENLPALPDQSQDQSIEEEADLFFENFHNVLETNAEEQEEKV, from the coding sequence ATGACGACAAAAATTGAGCAAAAAGCGGTCATAGAAGGGCTTCTCTTTGTCGTCGGTGACGAGAGCTTAGAGAGTAGACAGGTAGCGGATGTCTTAGGCATTGAAATCGAAGCTGCAGATTCCTTGATCCAGGAAATGATGACAGATTACCAGTCTGATGACCGTGGCATTGAAATAGTTGAAATTGCCGGGGGATATCAATTTACGACCAAAGCGAAGCATGTCGCCTATTATGAGAAATTCGTCGAGTCACCCACGACTAGCTCATTGTCTCAAGCAGCACTGGAAACCCTGGCCATCATCGCCTATAAGCAACCGATTACAAGGGCCGAAATCGAAGATATACGAGGGGTCAAGACAGAAAAGCCGATTCAGACCCTCGCTTCCAAGCACTTGATAAAAGAAGTGGGAAGAGCAGAAGGGACAGGGCGTGCGATCCTGTATGGAACGACAAAAGAATTCCTCGAGTATTTCGGTCTTAAATCGATTGAAAACTTACCTGCCTTGCCTGATCAATCGCAAGATCAGTCCATTGAAGAAGAGGCCGATTTGTTTTTTGAAAACTTCCATAATGTTTTAGAAACAAATGCAGAGGAACAGGAGGAAAAGGTATGA
- a CDS encoding segregation/condensation protein A produces MTQYNVRLDAFEGPLDLLLHLINRYEIDIYDIPVSQITKQYLDYIHTMKELQLDVASEYLVMAATLVAIKSKTLLPKHEEEDYDQQMEMEMEEDPREELVRRLIEYRKFKEASTYLREHESKKSLTFSKPPSNLDEFKGNQQNVNPVSGITIYDLVGAFQSIFDNKKLKKRPQTKIDRQDIPIETRMAEVVDQLHTRNGVQTFQELFPYPSRDHMVVTFLAILELMKTRQIQCEQHENFKDITIQLVKEDKQ; encoded by the coding sequence ATGACGCAATACAATGTCCGGTTAGATGCATTTGAAGGACCTCTCGATTTATTACTGCATCTTATAAACCGCTACGAGATTGATATATATGATATACCAGTCTCACAGATTACAAAACAATATTTGGATTATATACATACCATGAAAGAACTTCAGCTGGATGTGGCAAGTGAATACTTGGTGATGGCCGCGACGCTTGTGGCAATCAAGAGTAAAACCCTCCTCCCAAAACATGAAGAGGAAGATTATGATCAACAAATGGAAATGGAGATGGAGGAAGATCCTCGGGAAGAATTGGTCCGGAGATTGATTGAATACCGTAAATTTAAAGAAGCTTCTACTTATTTAAGGGAACATGAAAGTAAGAAGAGCTTGACCTTTTCAAAACCGCCCAGCAATCTTGATGAATTCAAAGGGAATCAACAAAACGTGAATCCTGTATCAGGAATTACCATCTATGACCTTGTAGGTGCTTTCCAATCCATTTTTGATAACAAGAAATTGAAAAAGAGACCGCAGACAAAGATTGATCGTCAGGATATCCCGATTGAAACAAGAATGGCAGAGGTCGTGGACCAATTACACACACGTAATGGGGTCCAGACCTTTCAAGAGCTTTTCCCTTACCCGAGCAGAGATCATATGGTCGTGACCTTCCTTGCTATTCTTGAATTGATGAAAACGCGACAGATCCAATGTGAACAACATGAAAATTTCAAGGATATCACGATTCAGCTGGTGAAGGAGGATAAACAATGA